A single genomic interval of Streptomyces sp. BA2 harbors:
- a CDS encoding DUF461 domain-containing protein codes for MSRSLRRGAIAATAIAFSLASLAACGAGNNAQTHEIKPDNAATSVGDIQIQNAMVITQPDLKSTGPAVIAATIFNNGSTDQTLDEIAVNGTGKKAKITPAKDDKTSKRGGPLTIPAGGSVVIGGKDNASAVLSSSREAVKDGNAQPVTFAFSKTGDVKMKTFVVPAESYFKKWGPTEVPEAPGSKPSAKPSGGASADPSGSPSTNPSGTPAGGASTEPSGAASSPAGGGSQSHGAGDAAEH; via the coding sequence GTGAGCCGCAGCCTTCGACGTGGCGCCATTGCCGCCACCGCCATCGCGTTCTCGCTCGCGTCGCTCGCCGCGTGCGGCGCCGGTAACAACGCCCAGACGCACGAGATCAAGCCGGACAACGCCGCGACCTCCGTCGGCGACATCCAGATCCAGAACGCCATGGTGATCACCCAGCCCGACCTGAAGTCGACGGGCCCCGCGGTGATCGCCGCCACGATCTTCAACAACGGCAGCACCGACCAGACGCTGGACGAGATCGCGGTCAACGGCACCGGCAAGAAGGCCAAGATCACGCCGGCCAAGGACGACAAGACCTCCAAGCGTGGCGGTCCGCTGACCATCCCCGCGGGCGGCTCGGTCGTCATCGGCGGCAAGGACAACGCCTCCGCCGTCCTGTCCAGCAGCCGCGAGGCCGTCAAGGACGGCAACGCGCAGCCGGTCACCTTCGCCTTCAGCAAGACGGGCGACGTGAAGATGAAGACCTTCGTCGTGCCGGCCGAGAGCTACTTCAAGAAGTGGGGCCCGACCGAGGTTCCCGAGGCTCCGGGCTCCAAGCCGTCGGCGAAGCCGTCCGGCGGCGCATCGGCCGACCCGTCGGGCTCGCCGTCCACGAACCCCTCGGGCACGCCCGCCGGTGGCGCGAGCACCGAGCCGTCCGGGGCGGCCTCGTCGCCGGCCGGCGGCGGCTCGCAGTCGCACGGTGCGGGCGACGCCGCAGAGCACTGA
- a CDS encoding response regulator transcription factor, whose protein sequence is MTRVLVVEDEESFSDALSYMLRKEGFEVAIAATGPDGLDEFERNGADLVLLDLMLPGLPGTEVCRQLRSRSNVPVIMVTAKDSEIDKVVGLEIGADDYVTKPFSSRELVARIRAVLRRRGEPEEVAPQALEAGPVRMDVDRHVVTVSGSKVDLPLKEFDLLEMLLRNAGRVLTRMQLIDRVWGADYVGDTKTLDVHVKRLRAKIEPDPGAPRYLVTVRGLGYKFEP, encoded by the coding sequence GTGACCCGAGTGCTCGTCGTCGAGGACGAGGAATCCTTCAGCGACGCCCTGTCCTACATGCTCCGCAAAGAGGGCTTCGAGGTCGCCATCGCGGCCACCGGCCCGGACGGACTCGACGAGTTCGAGCGCAACGGCGCCGACCTCGTCCTGCTCGACCTGATGCTGCCGGGCCTGCCCGGCACGGAGGTCTGCCGCCAGCTGCGCAGCCGTTCCAACGTCCCGGTGATCATGGTCACCGCCAAGGACAGCGAGATCGACAAGGTGGTCGGCCTCGAAATAGGAGCCGACGACTATGTGACCAAGCCCTTCTCGTCCCGCGAACTCGTGGCCCGCATCCGCGCGGTCCTGCGCCGCCGCGGCGAGCCCGAGGAGGTGGCGCCGCAGGCCCTGGAGGCGGGCCCGGTCCGCATGGACGTGGACCGCCACGTCGTCACCGTCTCCGGCTCCAAGGTCGACCTGCCCCTCAAGGAGTTCGACCTCCTGGAGATGCTCCTGCGCAACGCGGGCCGCGTCCTGACCCGCATGCAGCTCATCGACCGCGTCTGGGGCGCGGACTACGTGGGGGACACCAAGACCCTCGACGTCCACGTCAAGCGCCTGCGCGCCAAGATCGAACCGGACCCGGGCGCTCCGCGCTACCTGGTGACGGTGCGGGGCCTCGGCTACAAGTTCGAGCCGTAG
- a CDS encoding sensor histidine kinase, translating to MDVNAAVAAAAAIAGVCTGVIAMLAFRWSERDLKRPTRTSLHTDPVLPPGVDTVLSVLRSSAVVLDEADSVVKASSAAYALGLVRGGKLAVEPMLQMARDTRRDGEIRQVELDLPRRGTGRGEALAVSARVAPLGSRLVLLLVEDLTEARRIEAVRRDFVANVSHELKTPVGALSLLSEAVMDASDDPEAVERFAGRMQIEATRLTSLVQELIDLSRVQNDDPLEDAEPVRVDELVAEAIDRSRHQASHKQITMAAGGTADLQIWGNRGQLAAALGNLVENAVNYSPARTRVGIAARRVSAPGGDLIEVAVTDQGIGISDKDKERIFERFYRVDPARSRATGGTGLGLAIVKHVAASHGGEVTVWSSEGQGSTFTLRLPEAAAARDRGSGHGGDGSEAGTARPDETTAYEPIPAPEVLP from the coding sequence ATGGACGTGAACGCGGCGGTCGCCGCAGCGGCAGCGATCGCCGGGGTGTGCACCGGTGTCATCGCCATGCTGGCGTTCCGCTGGAGCGAGCGCGACCTGAAACGCCCCACCCGGACCTCCCTGCACACCGATCCCGTACTGCCGCCCGGCGTCGACACGGTGCTCTCCGTGCTCCGCTCGTCCGCCGTCGTCCTCGACGAGGCGGACAGCGTCGTCAAGGCCAGCTCGGCCGCGTACGCCCTGGGCCTGGTCCGCGGCGGCAAGCTCGCCGTCGAGCCCATGCTCCAGATGGCGCGCGACACCCGCCGTGACGGTGAGATACGCCAGGTCGAGCTGGACCTGCCACGCCGCGGCACCGGCCGGGGCGAGGCCCTCGCCGTCTCCGCACGCGTGGCCCCCCTCGGCTCCCGCCTGGTCCTGCTCCTCGTGGAGGACCTCACCGAGGCCCGCCGCATCGAAGCCGTACGACGCGACTTCGTCGCGAACGTGAGCCATGAGCTCAAGACCCCGGTAGGCGCGCTCTCCCTGCTCTCCGAGGCCGTCATGGACGCCTCGGACGACCCCGAGGCCGTCGAGCGCTTCGCGGGCCGCATGCAGATCGAGGCGACCCGCCTGACCAGCCTCGTCCAGGAGCTCATCGACCTCTCCCGGGTCCAGAACGACGACCCCCTGGAGGACGCCGAACCCGTCCGTGTCGACGAACTGGTGGCGGAGGCGATCGACCGCAGCCGTCACCAGGCCTCGCACAAGCAGATCACCATGGCCGCGGGCGGCACCGCCGACCTGCAGATATGGGGCAACCGCGGCCAGCTGGCGGCGGCACTCGGCAACCTCGTCGAGAACGCCGTGAACTACTCGCCCGCCCGCACCCGCGTGGGCATCGCGGCCCGCCGGGTCAGCGCGCCGGGGGGAGACCTCATCGAGGTGGCCGTCACCGACCAGGGGATCGGCATCTCCGACAAGGACAAGGAGCGTATCTTCGAGCGCTTCTACCGAGTGGATCCGGCCCGCTCCCGGGCCACCGGCGGCACCGGCCTCGGCCTCGCCATCGTCAAACACGTGGCCGCCTCGCACGGCGGGGAGGTCACCGTGTGGAGCTCCGAGGGACAGGGCTCCACCTTCACCCTGCGGCTGCCCGAAGCAGCCGCGGCCCGCGACCGCGGATCCGGTCACGGCGGAGACGGCAGCGAAGCCGGCACCGCACGGCCCGACGAGACCACTGCGTACGAACCCATTCCTGCCCCGGAGGTCCTTCCGTGA
- the phoU gene encoding phosphate signaling complex protein PhoU yields MRDAYHEELDSIGEGLVEMARLVGSAIGRATTAMLDADLKMAESVIAADQKVDDLQHELEARAIALLARQQPVATDLRIVVTSLRMSADLERSGDLAQHVGKLTRLRFPASAVPQDLHATILEMGQLAQRLMAKAAEVIITKDVDLALQLEQDDDEMDLLHRTLFQHLMDDRWKHGIETAVDVTLLGRYYERFADHAVSVAKRVVYLVTGEHADEMQQTGTPVEGA; encoded by the coding sequence ATGCGGGACGCGTACCACGAGGAACTTGACTCGATCGGCGAAGGCCTGGTCGAGATGGCCCGCCTTGTCGGGTCCGCGATCGGGCGCGCCACGACGGCCATGCTCGACGCCGACCTGAAGATGGCGGAGAGCGTGATCGCCGCCGACCAGAAGGTGGACGATCTGCAGCACGAGCTGGAGGCGCGCGCGATAGCCCTCCTCGCGCGGCAGCAGCCGGTCGCCACCGATCTGCGCATCGTCGTGACCTCGCTTCGGATGAGCGCCGACCTGGAGCGCTCGGGCGACCTCGCCCAGCACGTCGGCAAGCTGACCCGCCTGCGCTTCCCCGCGTCGGCCGTTCCGCAGGATCTGCACGCGACGATCCTGGAGATGGGTCAGCTGGCGCAGCGTCTGATGGCCAAGGCGGCGGAGGTCATCATCACGAAGGACGTCGACCTGGCGCTCCAGCTGGAGCAGGACGACGACGAGATGGACCTGCTGCACCGCACGCTCTTCCAGCACCTGATGGACGACCGCTGGAAGCACGGCATCGAAACGGCCGTGGACGTGACGCTCCTGGGCCGCTACTACGAGCGCTTCGCGGACCACGCGGTGTCGGTGGCGAAGAGGGTCGTCTACCTGGTCACGGGCGAGCACGCGGACGAGATGCAGCAGACCGGGACGCCCGTGGAAGGCGCCTGA
- a CDS encoding MDR family MFS transporter, translating to MPLAALRRAAKESVSGLPREFWWLWTSTLVNRLGAFVATFMALYLTLDRGYSATYAGLVAALHGLGGVVSSLGAGVMTDRLGRRPTLLIAQSSTALSVALLGFMKDPLAIAAVAFLVGMASNASRPAVQAMMADIVRPEDRVRAFSLNYWAINLGFAISSTGAGFIAEFSYLAGFLIEAVMTMVCAIVVFVKLPESRPVRTALEKASEPDVGLGTVLRDGRFMGVVGLSFLLALLFMQGSVGLPVAMGEAGFTPADYGMAIAVNGVLIVVLQIPVTRFIEHRDPQRLLVVSALLAGYGFGLTAFAGSIGVFALTVCVWTLAEIVNAPTQTGLVVRLSPTHGRGRYQGMYTLSWAVAALVAPLMSGFVIDRFGAEWLWGACAVIGTVAAVGYWSLMRGLPAEEETVGVAPTPTAPTPTAPAPDGVADRVPGVTG from the coding sequence ATGCCACTCGCTGCCCTGAGACGCGCCGCCAAGGAGTCCGTCTCCGGTCTTCCCCGCGAGTTCTGGTGGCTGTGGACCAGCACCCTCGTCAACCGCCTCGGCGCCTTCGTCGCCACCTTCATGGCGCTCTACCTGACCCTCGACCGCGGCTACTCCGCCACGTACGCCGGTCTCGTCGCCGCCCTGCACGGACTCGGCGGTGTCGTCTCCTCGCTGGGCGCCGGCGTCATGACCGACCGGCTCGGGCGGCGGCCCACCCTCCTCATCGCCCAGAGCTCCACCGCGCTCTCCGTCGCCCTCCTCGGCTTCATGAAGGACCCCCTGGCCATCGCGGCCGTCGCATTCCTCGTCGGCATGGCGAGCAACGCGTCCCGGCCCGCCGTCCAGGCGATGATGGCCGACATCGTCCGCCCCGAGGACCGCGTGCGGGCCTTCTCGCTCAACTACTGGGCCATCAACCTCGGGTTCGCGATCTCGTCCACAGGCGCGGGCTTCATCGCCGAGTTCAGCTACCTCGCCGGGTTCCTCATCGAAGCCGTGATGACCATGGTCTGCGCCATCGTCGTCTTCGTGAAGCTGCCGGAGTCGCGGCCCGTACGGACCGCTCTGGAGAAGGCATCAGAACCGGACGTCGGCCTCGGGACCGTCCTGCGCGACGGGCGCTTCATGGGCGTCGTGGGCCTCTCCTTCCTCCTCGCGCTGCTCTTCATGCAGGGCTCCGTGGGGCTGCCCGTCGCCATGGGCGAGGCCGGGTTCACGCCCGCCGACTACGGGATGGCCATCGCCGTCAACGGCGTCCTGATCGTCGTACTCCAGATCCCCGTCACCCGGTTCATCGAACACCGCGACCCGCAGCGGCTGTTGGTCGTCTCCGCCCTGCTCGCCGGCTACGGCTTCGGGCTCACCGCCTTCGCCGGGTCCATCGGCGTCTTCGCCCTGACCGTGTGCGTCTGGACCCTCGCCGAGATCGTCAACGCCCCCACCCAGACCGGTCTCGTCGTACGCCTTTCGCCGACCCACGGCAGGGGCCGCTACCAGGGCATGTACACCCTGTCGTGGGCCGTCGCCGCGCTCGTCGCCCCGCTGATGTCCGGCTTCGTCATCGACCGCTTCGGGGCCGAGTGGCTCTGGGGCGCCTGCGCGGTCATCGGCACGGTCGCCGCCGTCGGCTACTGGTCGCTGATGAGGGGGCTCCCCGCCGAGGAGGAGACGGTGGGCGTGGCGCCCACGCCCACCGCTCCCACGCCCACCGCTCCCGCACCCGATGGGGTCGCCGACCGCGTGCCTGGTGTCACCGGGTGA
- a CDS encoding phosphoglyceromutase, whose product MADAPYKLILLRHGESEWNAKNLFTGWVDVNLNEKGEKEAVRGGELLKDAGLLPDVVHTSLQKRAIRTAQLSLEAADRQWIPVHRSWRLNERHYGALQGKDKAQTLAEFGEEQFMLWRRSYDTPPPPLDRDAEYSQFEDPRYATLPPELRPQTECLKDVVVRMLPYWFDGIVPDLLTGRTVLVAAHGNSLRALVKHLDGISDEDIAGLNIPTGIPLAYELDAEFKPVKPGGTYLDPDAAKAAIEAVKNQGKKK is encoded by the coding sequence ATGGCCGACGCACCGTACAAGCTGATCCTCCTCCGCCACGGCGAGAGCGAGTGGAACGCGAAGAACCTGTTCACCGGCTGGGTGGACGTCAATCTCAACGAGAAGGGCGAGAAGGAGGCGGTCCGCGGCGGTGAGCTGCTCAAGGACGCCGGCCTGCTCCCCGACGTGGTCCACACGTCGCTCCAGAAGCGCGCGATCCGCACCGCGCAGCTGTCCCTCGAGGCGGCCGACCGCCAGTGGATCCCCGTACACCGTTCGTGGCGCCTGAACGAGCGTCACTACGGCGCGCTCCAGGGCAAGGACAAGGCGCAGACGCTCGCCGAGTTCGGCGAGGAGCAGTTCATGCTCTGGCGCCGCTCGTACGACACCCCGCCGCCGCCGCTGGACCGCGACGCCGAGTACTCCCAGTTCGAGGACCCGCGCTACGCGACGCTCCCGCCCGAGCTGCGCCCGCAGACGGAGTGCCTCAAGGACGTCGTCGTCCGCATGCTCCCGTACTGGTTCGACGGCATCGTCCCGGACCTGCTGACCGGCAGGACGGTCCTGGTCGCGGCCCACGGCAACTCGCTGCGCGCCCTGGTCAAGCACCTGGACGGCATCTCGGACGAGGACATCGCGGGCCTGAACATCCCGACGGGCATCCCGCTGGCGTACGAACTGGACGCCGAGTTCAAGCCCGTGAAGCCGGGCGGCACGTACCTCGACCCGGACGCGGCGAAGGCGGCCATCGAGGCGGTCAAGAACCAGGGCAAGAAGAAGTAG
- a CDS encoding YbjN domain-containing protein — translation MADEAGAAEIIEGTLTEADLEWESPEPGSYVVKLPGTRKLSTTLSVKLGKHALSLTAFVIRHPEENHEAVHRWLLERNLRLYGVSYAIDSLGDIYLTAKLPLSAVTPDELDRLLGSVLENADGSFNTLLELGFASAIRKEYAWRVSRGESTRNLDAFTHLTQPRG, via the coding sequence ATGGCTGATGAGGCGGGCGCGGCGGAGATCATCGAGGGGACGCTGACAGAGGCGGACCTGGAGTGGGAGAGCCCGGAGCCGGGCTCGTACGTGGTGAAGCTGCCCGGCACGCGCAAACTCTCGACGACCCTCTCCGTGAAGCTCGGCAAGCACGCGCTGTCGCTGACGGCGTTCGTGATCCGGCACCCCGAGGAGAACCACGAAGCGGTGCACCGCTGGCTCCTGGAGCGGAACCTGCGCCTGTACGGCGTGAGTTACGCGATCGACTCCCTCGGCGACATCTACCTCACCGCCAAGCTCCCGCTCTCGGCGGTCACCCCGGACGAGCTGGACCGCCTCCTCGGCTCGGTCCTGGAGAACGCGGACGGCTCCTTCAACACGCTCCTGGAGCTGGGATTCGCCTCGGCGATCCGCAAGGAGTACGCGTGGCGGGTGTCGCGGGGCGAGTCCACACGCAACCTGGACGCGTTCACTCACCTGACCCAGCCGCGGGGCTGA
- the mshA gene encoding D-inositol-3-phosphate glycosyltransferase — MSQYVTRLGRRSPAAPSRLRIPGTHRRPRRVAMLSVHTSPLHQPGTGDAGGMNVYIVELAKRLAAINIEVEIFTRSTTGALPPAVELSPGVLVRHVDAGPYEGLAKEELPAQLCAFTHGVMQAWAGHRPGHYDLVHSHYWLSGHVGWLAAERWGVPLVHAMHTMAKVKNAALAEGDTPEPAARVIGETQIVRAADRLIANTSEEADELVRHYEAEAGKVAVVHPGVNLDRFRPADGRAAARQRLGLPQDALVPLFAGRIQPLKAPDVLLRAVAVLLDQRPELRSNIVVPVVGGPSGSGLAKPEGLQKLAARLGIADVVRFQPPVGQEQLADWFRAASVLVMPSYSESFGLVAIEAQAAGTPVLAASVGGLPVAVRDGVTGFLMDGHEPAHYARVLRDFAEAPHLVDRMGEAAARHAESFGWDTAASATADVYTAAVHEHRRRVRSHHG, encoded by the coding sequence GTGAGCCAGTACGTGACCAGGCTCGGCCGTCGCTCGCCGGCAGCGCCAAGCAGGCTCCGGATCCCGGGCACCCACCGGCGCCCCCGCCGCGTGGCCATGCTCAGCGTGCACACGTCCCCGCTGCACCAGCCGGGCACGGGCGACGCGGGCGGCATGAACGTCTACATCGTGGAGCTGGCCAAGCGCCTCGCGGCCATCAACATCGAGGTGGAGATCTTCACGCGCTCGACGACGGGCGCGCTGCCGCCGGCCGTCGAGCTCTCCCCGGGCGTCCTCGTGCGCCATGTGGACGCGGGGCCGTACGAAGGTCTGGCGAAGGAGGAGCTGCCCGCCCAGCTCTGTGCCTTCACGCACGGCGTGATGCAGGCGTGGGCGGGCCACCGCCCCGGCCACTACGACCTGGTCCACTCCCACTACTGGCTCAGCGGCCATGTCGGCTGGCTCGCCGCCGAGCGCTGGGGCGTGCCGCTGGTGCACGCCATGCACACGATGGCCAAGGTCAAGAACGCGGCGCTCGCGGAGGGCGACACCCCGGAGCCCGCGGCGCGCGTGATCGGCGAGACGCAGATCGTGCGGGCGGCCGACCGCCTGATCGCCAACACCTCCGAAGAGGCCGACGAGCTCGTACGGCACTACGAAGCCGAAGCGGGCAAGGTCGCCGTCGTCCACCCCGGCGTGAACCTCGACCGCTTCCGCCCCGCCGACGGCCGCGCGGCGGCCCGCCAACGCCTCGGCCTCCCGCAGGACGCCCTGGTCCCGCTCTTCGCGGGCCGCATCCAGCCCCTGAAGGCGCCGGACGTCCTGCTCCGCGCGGTCGCCGTCCTCCTCGACCAGCGCCCCGAGCTCCGCTCGAACATCGTCGTCCCCGTGGTGGGCGGCCCGAGCGGCAGCGGCCTCGCGAAGCCGGAGGGGCTCCAGAAGCTGGCCGCGAGGCTGGGCATCGCTGACGTGGTCCGCTTCCAGCCGCCGGTGGGCCAGGAGCAGCTCGCGGACTGGTTCAGGGCGGCCTCGGTCCTCGTGATGCCGTCGTACAGCGAGTCGTTCGGCCTGGTGGCCATCGAGGCCCAGGCGGCGGGCACCCCGGTCCTCGCGGCGTCGGTGGGCGGTCTGCCGGTCGCCGTACGCGACGGGGTGACGGGCTTCTTGATGGACGGCCACGAACCGGCCCACTACGCGCGCGTGCTGCGCGATTTCGCCGAGGCCCCGCACCTCGTGGACCGGATGGGCGAGGCGGCCGCCCGGCACGCGGAATCCTTCGGCTGGGACACGGCCGCGTCGGCCACGGCGGACGTGTACACGGCAGCCGTGCACGAGCACCGGCGTCGCGTACGCTCGCATCATGGCTGA
- a CDS encoding class I SAM-dependent methyltransferase — translation MASRTPSRPVGTVTRGTTNPNRLRRMDRWIAATHGAELRRSADPFAVDLGYGAAPWTAVELLLRLRTAAPHARVVGVEIDPARVAAAKPYEREGLSFRHGGFEIPLPGSPSLIRAANVLRQYDEEQVAAVWERLCGRLAPGGLLVEGTCDEIGRRHVWVALGPEGPRTVTFATRLGSLDRPSDLAERLPKALIHRNVPGEPVHAFLRDFDRAWAAAAPYASYGARQRWTRAVRDLAADWPVADRPSRWRQGEVTVPWGALAPRQG, via the coding sequence ATGGCCTCCCGCACCCCTTCCCGCCCCGTGGGAACGGTGACGCGCGGGACCACCAACCCCAACCGCCTGCGCCGCATGGACCGCTGGATCGCTGCCACGCACGGCGCCGAGCTGCGACGTTCCGCCGACCCCTTCGCCGTCGACCTCGGCTACGGGGCCGCCCCCTGGACGGCCGTCGAGCTGCTCCTGCGGCTCAGAACCGCGGCCCCGCACGCGCGCGTGGTCGGCGTCGAGATCGATCCGGCGCGGGTCGCGGCCGCGAAGCCGTACGAGAGGGAAGGGCTCTCCTTCCGGCACGGCGGCTTCGAGATCCCGCTGCCGGGCAGCCCCTCGCTGATCCGGGCCGCGAACGTGCTCCGGCAGTACGACGAGGAACAGGTCGCCGCCGTGTGGGAACGGCTGTGCGGGCGGCTCGCGCCGGGCGGGCTGCTCGTCGAGGGGACGTGCGACGAGATCGGGCGGCGGCACGTCTGGGTCGCGCTCGGGCCCGAGGGTCCGCGCACGGTGACCTTCGCGACCCGCCTCGGATCGCTCGACCGGCCATCGGACCTCGCCGAGCGCCTGCCCAAGGCGCTGATCCACCGGAACGTGCCGGGCGAGCCGGTGCACGCGTTCCTGCGCGACTTCGACCGCGCCTGGGCCGCCGCCGCTCCCTACGCCTCGTACGGCGCGCGGCAGCGATGGACCAGGGCCGTGCGGGACCTGGCGGCGGACTGGCCGGTGGCGGACCGCCCTTCGCGGTGGCGGCAGGGCGAAGTGACGGTGCCGTGGGGAGCGTTGGCGCCGCGCCAGGGGTGA
- a CDS encoding NlpC/P60 family protein, translated as MTTGKRSSTVAGLALICAAVVLSAPGAAYASPAKPTPGKTKSLEDLRKEIEKLYHDAGVATDAYNAAEEKSEKQSKQIVKLARSITDGQRKLDKLKSRAGAAARAQYRSGGVSSEAQLMLSDDPQEFLDDAGRMRQGQKATKGMMTEMERTQEDLRIYAKDATAQWKKLEANRKAKAESKKKIKKKIAAAEEMESKLEKKELERLRKLEEEAQLKKQSAWVSSGVLKDIKGKATGPGQKAIEFATAQIGKPYVWGAEGPSSYDCSGLTSKAWAAAGKGIPRTSQEQWKQLPRIDIKNMRPGDLIIYHADASHVGMYVGDGAIVHAPRPGRDVTVAGAGSMKILGVVRPDK; from the coding sequence GTGACCACCGGCAAGCGGAGTTCGACTGTGGCTGGCCTGGCGCTGATCTGCGCGGCAGTGGTGCTGAGCGCACCGGGCGCGGCCTACGCGAGTCCGGCGAAGCCAACGCCCGGCAAGACCAAGTCCCTTGAGGACCTGCGCAAGGAGATCGAGAAGCTCTACCACGACGCGGGCGTCGCCACGGACGCGTACAACGCGGCGGAGGAGAAGAGCGAGAAGCAGTCCAAGCAGATCGTGAAGCTCGCCCGGTCCATCACCGACGGCCAGCGGAAGCTGGACAAGCTCAAGTCCCGCGCGGGCGCCGCCGCCCGCGCCCAGTACCGCAGCGGCGGGGTGTCCTCCGAGGCCCAGTTGATGCTGAGCGACGACCCCCAGGAGTTCCTGGACGACGCCGGTCGGATGCGGCAGGGCCAGAAGGCCACCAAGGGCATGATGACGGAGATGGAGCGGACGCAGGAAGACCTGCGGATCTACGCCAAGGACGCCACCGCCCAGTGGAAGAAGCTGGAAGCCAACCGCAAGGCGAAGGCCGAGTCCAAGAAGAAGATCAAGAAGAAGATCGCGGCCGCCGAGGAGATGGAGTCGAAGCTCGAGAAGAAGGAGCTCGAGCGGCTCCGGAAGCTCGAGGAGGAGGCCCAGCTCAAGAAGCAGTCGGCGTGGGTGAGTTCGGGCGTCCTGAAGGACATCAAGGGCAAGGCGACCGGGCCGGGTCAGAAGGCCATCGAGTTCGCCACCGCGCAGATCGGCAAGCCGTACGTCTGGGGCGCGGAGGGCCCGTCCTCGTACGACTGCTCCGGACTCACCTCCAAGGCCTGGGCCGCGGCGGGCAAGGGAATTCCGCGTACGTCACAGGAGCAGTGGAAGCAGCTGCCGCGCATCGACATCAAGAACATGCGCCCGGGTGACCTGATCATTTACCACGCGGACGCCAGCCACGTCGGGATGTACGTGGGCGACGGCGCGATCGTGCACGCGCCGCGGCCGGGGCGTGATGTCACCGTCGCGGGCGCGGGATCGATGAAGATTCTCGGGGTCGTGCGGCCCGACAAGTAG
- a CDS encoding PP2C family protein-serine/threonine phosphatase produces the protein MPVPIPRQRAIPAAEGGQAHALPTPTPTPVQAPEPVRTPVETVEPAQTSRDTDQQASGPGLSLLVIEDDPVGSLSVPQMLDSAGKPIRVRTARNLTEAERLLTDDVHCILLDLALAGPAASPEEEEDELATLKHVLRLAPRHAVLALTASGDTEGGAEAVRVGAQDYLFRDELDGRLLSRAIRYAVERKRADAAQRQLTESRLRAQENARLERGLLPTPLLDGSPLRFAARYRPGRSRALLGGDFYDTVRTPDGSVHVMIGDVCGHGPDEAALGVELRIAWRTLTFAGLCGDELLSTMQKVLEHERADDEIFATLCTVDIAPDGRRAGLCLAGHPSPLIARDGHLAELLPYENNGPALGLLPNARWPRRQVELGGKWSLMLYTDGLIEGRIGEGNQRLGQDGMVEMLRRQIATGLRGDELLEAAVNEVRELNGGDLTDDVAVLLLDRDR, from the coding sequence ATGCCCGTACCCATACCGCGGCAGAGGGCGATCCCGGCCGCGGAAGGCGGTCAGGCTCACGCTCTGCCGACGCCGACGCCGACGCCCGTGCAGGCGCCCGAACCCGTACGCACGCCCGTAGAGACCGTAGAGCCCGCACAGACGTCCAGGGACACGGACCAGCAGGCGAGCGGCCCCGGCCTCAGCCTCCTGGTGATCGAGGACGACCCGGTGGGCTCCCTGAGCGTCCCCCAGATGCTCGACTCCGCGGGCAAGCCCATCAGGGTCCGCACCGCCCGCAACCTCACCGAGGCCGAGCGGCTGCTCACCGACGACGTGCACTGCATCCTGCTCGACCTGGCCCTGGCAGGACCCGCCGCCTCCCCCGAGGAGGAAGAGGACGAGCTCGCCACGCTCAAGCACGTCCTGCGCCTCGCGCCCCGGCACGCCGTGCTCGCGCTCACCGCGAGCGGCGACACCGAGGGCGGCGCGGAGGCCGTGCGGGTCGGTGCCCAGGACTATCTCTTCCGTGACGAGCTGGACGGACGGCTCCTGAGCCGCGCCATCCGGTACGCCGTGGAGCGCAAGCGCGCGGACGCCGCCCAGCGCCAGCTGACGGAGTCGCGCCTTCGGGCCCAGGAGAACGCCCGTCTGGAGCGCGGCCTGCTGCCGACGCCGCTCCTGGACGGCTCACCGCTGCGGTTCGCCGCGCGCTACCGCCCGGGGCGTTCACGGGCGCTGCTCGGCGGCGACTTCTACGACACGGTGCGCACCCCCGACGGCTCCGTGCACGTCATGATCGGCGATGTCTGCGGCCACGGCCCTGACGAGGCGGCGCTCGGTGTCGAGCTGCGCATCGCCTGGCGGACGCTGACCTTCGCGGGCCTGTGCGGCGACGAGCTGCTCAGCACGATGCAGAAGGTCCTGGAGCACGAGCGCGCCGACGACGAGATCTTCGCGACGCTCTGCACGGTCGACATCGCCCCGGACGGCCGCCGGGCCGGGCTCTGCCTTGCGGGCCACCCGTCACCGCTGATCGCCCGCGACGGCCACCTCGCCGAGCTGCTGCCGTACGAGAACAACGGCCCGGCGCTCGGGCTCCTGCCGAACGCCCGCTGGCCGCGCCGCCAGGTGGAACTCGGCGGCAAGTGGAGCCTGATGCTCTACACGGACGGCCTGATCGAGGGCCGGATCGGCGAGGGCAACCAGCGTCTGGGCCAGGACGGCATGGTGGAGATGCTCCGCCGCCAGATCGCCACGGGCCTGCGGGGCGACGAGCTCCTTGAGGCCGCGGTGAACGAGGTGCGTGAACTGAACGGTGGCGACCTGACCGATGACGTTGCCGTGCTGCTGCTTGACCGCGACCGTTAG